One genomic region from Candidatus Cybelea sp. encodes:
- the aroQ gene encoding type II 3-dehydroquinate dehydratase, with the protein MRVLVLHGPNLDLLGEREPELYGTQTLEELNGAILLAAKEFHFEVRCEQYNGEGRLIDALHAARKTDAGVVINPGAYAHYSYAIADAIAAIRIPVVEVHLSNVAAREEFRRTSVTAAACRGVVTGLGAAGYILALRALAEILAA; encoded by the coding sequence ATGCGCGTTTTGGTTTTACACGGGCCAAATCTGGATCTGCTCGGCGAGCGAGAGCCGGAGCTCTACGGAACGCAAACACTCGAGGAACTCAACGGCGCGATTCTTCTGGCCGCGAAGGAGTTCCATTTCGAGGTTCGCTGCGAGCAGTACAACGGCGAAGGCCGCCTGATCGACGCGCTGCACGCCGCTCGCAAAACCGATGCCGGCGTCGTCATCAACCCCGGCGCCTACGCGCACTATTCGTACGCGATCGCCGACGCGATCGCCGCGATCCGCATCCCCGTCGTCGAAGTGCACCTGTCGAACGTCGCCGCCCGAGAGGAATTTCGCCGAACGAGCGTGACGGCGGCAGCCTGCCGGGGAGTCGTGACCGGCCTCGGCGCGGCCGGCTACATCCTCGCGCTGCGCGCGCTCGCGGAAATTCTCGCCGCCTGA